In Clostridium swellfunianum, a genomic segment contains:
- a CDS encoding superoxide dismutase: MEKLKNKKLIFLIFGALILVLLPFGFTKAESSAETGEVFKLPELSYSYDALEPYIDAQTMTIHHQKHHAAYVDNLNKALSKYPQFTGKSLEYLLSNLDSLPSDIKEAVRNNGGGHYNHSLFWSIMGKDKGGEPNGKLKADIIKNFGSFENFKKDFKAAALGQFGSGWAWLIKDKDKLKIISTPNQDSPMMIGITPIMGLDVWEHAYYLKYQNKRGDYIDNWWNVINWDEIEKRYK; encoded by the coding sequence ATGGAAAAGCTAAAAAACAAAAAACTGATATTCTTGATTTTTGGAGCCTTAATACTTGTTCTATTACCTTTTGGGTTTACAAAAGCTGAATCATCAGCCGAAACAGGCGAAGTATTTAAACTGCCTGAGCTTTCTTATAGCTATGATGCACTAGAACCATATATAGATGCACAAACTATGACTATACATCATCAAAAACATCATGCGGCTTATGTAGATAACTTGAACAAGGCACTAAGCAAATACCCACAGTTTACTGGCAAATCTCTTGAATATTTACTATCCAATTTAGATAGTCTTCCTTCAGATATAAAGGAGGCTGTCCGAAACAATGGCGGTGGTCATTACAACCATAGCTTATTCTGGTCAATAATGGGCAAAGACAAAGGCGGAGAACCTAATGGTAAACTTAAAGCTGATATAATAAAAAACTTCGGCTCCTTTGAAAACTTTAAGAAGGACTTTAAAGCTGCTGCACTTGGTCAATTCGGCAGTGGCTGGGCATGGCTTATAAAAGATAAAGATAAGCTTAAAATAATATCAACACCAAATCAAGATAGCCCAATGATGATTGGTATAACACCTATTATGGGCCTCGATGTTTGGGAGCATGCATACTACCTAAAGTACCAAAACAAACGCGGAGATTATATTGACAACTGGTGGAATGTTATAAATTGGGATGAAATTGAAAAAAGATACAAATAA